Genomic DNA from Anaerolineales bacterium:
ACAGCTTCCGGCCTGGCATCTTCTCCTGAGAGGCATGGAAGATCCCCACGCCCTCGGATGAAACCGCACCGATCCACGGCAGCCCCTCTGGTCGCAGGTCGAAGAACAGGTCGGCCGCCTGCGGCCAGTTGGAGGGAAAGGTGAGGTCCACGCCCGACGAGCACGGGACCGGCCTGCGCCGCAGGCCTTCTCCTGCCTGACCCATGACGTACACGGCATCCGCCGGGACAAGAACGCGCATACCCGGGGTTTGAGGCACAGCGATGTTGGACCACCAGTACATGGGTATCGACTGCTCGCCCGGGTTGATGATCCGGGGGCGCACCAGGAGCACCGCCGACTCATCGGGTAGGTACACATCGATCTGCACGACGACCTGGCGGAGCCGCTCCCACTCGTACAGCCGCAGCACGGGATTGCCGTGTGCGTCCTGCAGCCGGGCGGCATACATGGGTGAGCAGGTCAGGGGGGAATGTCCGATCGTTCCGACGTTCCACTCGACCCCGCCCCGGAACCATGCGTTCCGCAATCCGAGGTTGCAGAAGGTGATGGCGGACGACTGTGCCAGCAGCTCGGTCTGCGAAGGCTTATGGAGCAGAGACCACAGCCTTCCACCGTAGTCGAGCAGAAAGACGGCCCTGAGCGACCGATTCTCCAGCACAGCGACCGGGTGCGCTTGCGGGCCGCGATTCCGCGAATATGCCTGCTGCATGGCGTACGGCAGCATGCTGCTCACATGGCCGTAGGAGAAGCGCTCCGCCAGGTCAGCCGGGAGGGTTTCTCCTGACCGACCAATGACCGGGATCGGTCTTCGCCGGATCGGCGGGAGTGGACTGGGTTCCCCGAGTTCGGCGGTGGGGAGCGACCACGAGCTGAAGGTCAGATCACTCATCGCAGCGCGAGGCCTCCCACTGGGGTGCGCAGCTGAACAGGCACGTCCCAGCCGACAGCCGGTGAGGGTGGACCCAGCCCTTCGGTCGCGTGTACCGACAGGCACGCCTCAAGCTCGCGGGTGTGGTTCACCTGTGCCGGTCTCAACCCTCACCCCTAGACCTAGAGGAGCCCCAGCTCGCGTTGGAGGATTAGGGCCGATGCCCCCAGCACCACCATGTCGGATCCTGTCTCCACGACGCCCAGCTCAGTTGCCCTCGCCAGGGCGGGGAGCGTCCGCTTCTCCAGTTCGTCTTGCATCGACTCGAGCAGGAATTGGCCCAACAGATCCCCACATCCGCCCACCAGGATCTTGCAGCTCCCCAACACACCCACGAGGTGGGAAGCCGCGATCCCCAGAGCGCGGCCGGCCTCGCGGATCACCGTGCGGATGGGCTCGTTTCCCGCCTGATACCCCATCAGCAGCGTGTCCAGGGTGATCTCCTCCGGGTTGCCGACAAAGTGATGCAGCGAGGAATCGGGATTCGCTTCGAGCGCCGCCCGGGCGCGGGAGGTGATGGCACGGGTACTGGCGACCGTCTCCAGGCAGCCGTGGTTGCCGCAGGCGCAAAGCTGGCCACCCTCTTCAACCACCACATGCCCGATCTCGCCCGCCCCCACGGGATCGCCGTGCAAGAGCTCACCGTGAATCACGATCCCGGCGCCGACACCCCAGCCGACGTTGATCACGACAAGCGGCATCTGATCCTGACGGTTGTCCTGGTAGGTGTAGGCGGCCAGGGCCGAGAGCTGGCAGTCGTTGGCCATGTAGACCGGCAGGTGATAGCGTTCTTCGAGCAGCTCACGAAAGGGGACGTAGCGCCAGTTGAGGTTGACCGACTGCCGCAGGATCCCCTTCGCCGAATCCACCAGCCCAGGCGCACCGATGCCAATGCCCAGGATGGGCTTGCTTGCCGCCGCCAGCAAGGCATCGGTCAGTTCAAAAACCAGAGCGAGTGCCGCTTCGCCGTCTCGGCCATCCAGCGGGAGCTCGATCCGATGGTGGATCGTGCCCCGTAGATTGGCCAACACCCCGCGGAAATCCCGCCGCGACAGGTCAATCCCGATCAGCTGACGGGCATCGTCCACCACGCTGAGCAGGATGGCTCGCCGGCCGCCGAGGGAGGGTGCCAGGCCGACCTCCTCGACCAGGCCCCGGCCGATCAGATCGGAGACCACGTCGGAAATCGTCGGCGGCGTGAGCCGCGTGGTCCGGGCAACATCGGCGCGGCTGACCGGGCCACCCGAGTAAATCGTCCGCAGCACCAGCCGCGTGTTGTGGACTCGGGTTCTGCCCTGGGTCGCCTTCTCCATCCTCGCCTACCGCCTGCCTGGGAGCCCAGATAGTTAAGCCGCTTTCTTAAGACCAGTGTACGGCAAATCGACAAGCTGTCAAGTGAGCCGCCGGGGGCTACAGCTGCTCGGGCATGGGCAAGAGTTCGGCCGAAAAACGTCGTGCTCGCCCCTGCAAGTTGACAAGGAACCAGGAATGCTCTATCATGAGATGAATTTGTAAACCTAACTAAGTTAGTCGACTTTCGCTCGATCGAGTGACTGTCGCGAGGAGCGACATCGCCCCTTGTCGAATTGCGCCGACCCCGCCAACGTGGGAAACTCCTGCACCCACCCTGGATACGAGCCGTACGCTCCTCAGCCAAGAGGCTCGTCCCTATCCCGCCAACGATCTGCGCCTCTTCCCCGGCGAGCCTGAACCGTGAAGCCGGGTCGAACCCTGCCTGAAGAGAGGGAGGTGGATCTCTAGAGAGAACCGTGCAGAGCCGCCTTAGTCGTTTCGACAGCATAGTCACGACATCAAGAGAATGGAGAGAACCCACATGACACCCAAGAGACTCCCAAGCCTGCTCTTCCTGTTGCTCGCAGCCCTGACGATCGCCGCGTTGGTTGGAGGCTGCGGGGCTCCCGCCGCGGCTCCGCCCGAGGCTGAGCCTGCCCAACCGGCCGAACCGACAGCTGCCGCGCCGGCGGGGGGCGAAGCCGCTGCCCCGACCGCGCTCGATTTCGTGGTCTGGTCCTACGGACTCGAGACGATTCAGGACAACATCAACAACTTCCAGGCAGCCAACCCCGAGTGCCAGATCAACCTCAAGGACTACTCGTGGCTGGATTACCATGACACGATGGTCGGACGGTTCGCCGCCGGCGACCCCCCGCCGCTGCTGTACGGGTCGGACCACTGGCTGCAAGAATGGGCTTCGGCCGACTGGCTGGCTCCGCTCAACGAGCCGTTCCCCCAGGTCACCGACTACAGTGGTGAGCTGGCCCCGTACGCCCTTCAGGGAATGACCTACAACGACAACGTGTATGGCCTGTCCTACTACGCTGATACGATCGACTTCGTCTACAACGAAGACCAGCTCAAGGCGGCAGGGTTCGACGCCGCGCCTCAATCCTGGCAGGACCTGTGGGACATGTCGGTGGCGCTCAAGGAGCAGGGAATCACCGAATACCCGATGATCCTGGCCTTCTCGCAGTCAGAAGGCGCCTCGATCGAGGCCATGATCTCCATGATCTACGGCCGCCACACCGGTGAGGCCGCTCTGTTTGACGCCGCCAATAAGCCGACGTTCAACTCCGAAGGCAGCTCCGCCTACGAGGCGATCGAATGGCTGAGGAAAGCCTATGACGCCGGCCTCCTCGATCCCGCCAGCCTGGCGACCGCCGAGATCGACCAGGTCAAGAGCATGCAGTCCGGCGCCCATACCTTCACCATCCTGCCTCAGTACAACATGGCGGAGCTGAACAAGCCCGACAGCGGGGAGTTCGCCGGCAAGTTCAAGATCGCGCTGATGCCCGGTGACAGCCACGCCACGGTCGGCTACGTCCGGTTCTACGCCATGAGCCCCAAGGCGGCAGAGATGGGCGATGCAGCCCTTGCCTGCTCGTGGAAGTTCCTCGAGTACTTCGGCGGAAAGACCGATGGCACCTACACCGTCGTCAAGCGCTGGGCCGTCGAGAACGGGCTCGGTTTCGCCCAACTCCCACTGTTCCAAGACCCCGATGTGCAAGAGGCCTTTGGCAAGTGGGGAGATGTGGACATGATCGCCGCGCAAGCCGAGTTGGCGCGGGCCAAGGAAGGCCTGACGCCATGGTTCGGAGCTTGGGACGTCTTCACCCGGGCAGAAATCCACAAGGCCATTCTCGGCCAGCAGAGCACGATGGACACACTCGGCAATATGGAAGCAGAATGGAATAGGCTAGCCGCACAGTAACCGAAGCGTGCCACGGATGGAGGGCAACCACTGTACTCCGAGCAGGTTGCCCTCCATCCTTCGTTTCAGCACGGAAGCGGAGGTGGGCAGGGATGGCATCCTATCCGGCACCAGCCAAGAAGCGCCGCGGAATGCAGCTCGGCCAACAAGTGTATCCGTACCTCTCGATCCTCCCGGTCCTGCTGGTCATCGCCTTGTTCGCCATCTATCCGATCATTCATGCCGTTCGCATGAGCTTCTTCCAGTACTTGCTCACGCGGCCCAATGACCACGCCTTTGTCGGACTGGGCAATTTCGTCGAGGTGGTGACGAGCTCCTACTTCAAGAACTCGGTCCAGATCACCGCCATCTACGCCCTGGCCGTCGTCACCGGAGTGCTCCTCTACGGGCTCGGAATTGCGCTGCTGCTGAATTCCCGCGTGCGGTTGGCGGGCGCCCTGACGATCGTCATCCTGCTCCCCTGGGCCCTGCCGGCTGTAGTCAGCGGCCTGCTGTGGAAATGGATCCTCAACGCCGACTTCGGCATCCTCAACGGAATACTCTATGCCCTCGGCCTCATCGACAGCTACATCCCCTTCCTGGCCGACCCCACCCTGGCCAAGCTCAGCCTGATCATGGCGTTCATCTGGAAAGAGGGTCCGCTGGTGGCGATCTTCTTCCTGGCGGGGCTGCAGCTGATTCCCAACGAGTACTACGAGGCCGCCAAGATCGACGGCGGCGGGGCCTGGAGCATTTTCCGGTACGTCAAAGTACCGCTGCTGCGCCCCGTCTTCTTGATCGTCATCGTCTACGAAACCATGACGGCCATTCTGACCTTCGACACGATCTACGTGATGACCGGCGGAGGTCCCGCCAACGCGACCGCGCTCATCAGTTGGTTCGCCTACGCCGAGATCTTCAAGGGCCTCAACCTTGGGCACGGCATCGCCCTGGCGATCTTGATCGCCGCCGTCACGCTGGTCTTGATCATGTTCTACCTGCGAGCC
This window encodes:
- a CDS encoding sugar ABC transporter permease, which codes for MASYPAPAKKRRGMQLGQQVYPYLSILPVLLVIALFAIYPIIHAVRMSFFQYLLTRPNDHAFVGLGNFVEVVTSSYFKNSVQITAIYALAVVTGVLLYGLGIALLLNSRVRLAGALTIVILLPWALPAVVSGLLWKWILNADFGILNGILYALGLIDSYIPFLADPTLAKLSLIMAFIWKEGPLVAIFFLAGLQLIPNEYYEAAKIDGGGAWSIFRYVKVPLLRPVFLIVIVYETMTAILTFDTIYVMTGGGPANATALISWFAYAEIFKGLNLGHGIALAILIAAVTLVLIMFYLRALKPEDATS
- a CDS encoding ROK family transcriptional regulator, giving the protein MEKATQGRTRVHNTRLVLRTIYSGGPVSRADVARTTRLTPPTISDVVSDLIGRGLVEEVGLAPSLGGRRAILLSVVDDARQLIGIDLSRRDFRGVLANLRGTIHHRIELPLDGRDGEAALALVFELTDALLAAASKPILGIGIGAPGLVDSAKGILRQSVNLNWRYVPFRELLEERYHLPVYMANDCQLSALAAYTYQDNRQDQMPLVVINVGWGVGAGIVIHGELLHGDPVGAGEIGHVVVEEGGQLCACGNHGCLETVASTRAITSRARAALEANPDSSLHHFVGNPEEITLDTLLMGYQAGNEPIRTVIREAGRALGIAASHLVGVLGSCKILVGGCGDLLGQFLLESMQDELEKRTLPALARATELGVVETGSDMVVLGASALILQRELGLL
- a CDS encoding extracellular solute-binding protein, producing MTPKRLPSLLFLLLAALTIAALVGGCGAPAAAPPEAEPAQPAEPTAAAPAGGEAAAPTALDFVVWSYGLETIQDNINNFQAANPECQINLKDYSWLDYHDTMVGRFAAGDPPPLLYGSDHWLQEWASADWLAPLNEPFPQVTDYSGELAPYALQGMTYNDNVYGLSYYADTIDFVYNEDQLKAAGFDAAPQSWQDLWDMSVALKEQGITEYPMILAFSQSEGASIEAMISMIYGRHTGEAALFDAANKPTFNSEGSSAYEAIEWLRKAYDAGLLDPASLATAEIDQVKSMQSGAHTFTILPQYNMAELNKPDSGEFAGKFKIALMPGDSHATVGYVRFYAMSPKAAEMGDAALACSWKFLEYFGGKTDGTYTVVKRWAVENGLGFAQLPLFQDPDVQEAFGKWGDVDMIAAQAELARAKEGLTPWFGAWDVFTRAEIHKAILGQQSTMDTLGNMEAEWNRLAAQ